From Arctopsyche grandis isolate Sample6627 chromosome 12, ASM5162203v2, whole genome shotgun sequence, one genomic window encodes:
- the LOC143919979 gene encoding uncharacterized protein LOC143919979, with the protein MECRLCLSSVPVESSVSIYNNSKFMDLQEHISTCCRLQVESHDEFSHIICLSCESNLALFVDFKMICAQSDNKARQRSSQCLDIKVEEVLLDDFDIDFLPHNFPKGLEDTEASVSNPGRNIPKVAVCKDKESIRGEYSIMDVQTTVSNPCIEKNINNTNEKNICEGKESFRCEFCVKYFIRIEDLKIHMKCHRVKPFKCETCSKCYVRKDSLNIHMKVHTGEKPFKCEICSKCFLQKYVLTTHMKYHTGDKPFKCKTCQKRFAISSDLNRHMLYHAGKKPFECQLCSKCFVEKANLRRHMRFHSGEKPFKCELCSKCFVERANLKTHMQYHAGERPFKCEVCSKSFVLNQELTIHMKYHSGIKPFKCDLCSRRFAIKASLKKHLHRFHAPKKHELTVKTEMSH; encoded by the exons ATGGAGTGTAGACTTTGTTTGAGTTCTGTACCGGTTGAATCTTCCGTTTCTATCTATAACAATTCCAAATTTATGGATCTGCAGGAACATATCTCTACCTGCTGTCGACTGCAG GTGGAAAGTCATGATGAATTTTCCCACATAATATGCTTGTCGTGTGAATCCAACCTGGCATTGTTTGTTGATTTCAAAATGATCTGTGCACAAAGTGACAACAAGGCGAGACAAAGATCGTCTCAATGTTTGGACATAAAAGTGGAGGAAGTTTTGCTCGACGATTTTGATATTGATTTCCTACCACACAATTTCCCCAAAGGTCTTGAAGATACTGAAGCGAGCGTTTCTAACCCAGGGAGAAATATTCCAAAAGTTGCAGTGTGCAAGGATAAAGAATCTATTCGAGGAGAATATTCAATT ATGGATGTGCAAACGACTGTTTCAAATccttgtattgaaaaaaatataaacaatactaACGAGAAGAATATTTGCGAAGGAAAAGAATCGTTCAGATGTGAATTctgtgtaaaatattttattagaatagaagatttaaaaatacacatgaAATGCCACCGAGTgaaaccgttcaaatgtgaaaCCTGTTCAAAATGTTACGTTAGAAAAGATTCTTTAAATATTCACATGAAAGTTCATACTGgagaaaaaccgttcaaatgtgaaatttgctcGAAATGTTtcctacaaaaatatgtacTGACAACGCACATGAAATATCACACCGGTGATAAACCTTTCAAGTGTAAAACATGTCAGAAACGTTTTGCAATCAGTTCCGATTTAAACAGACACATGTTGTATCACGCCGGTAAAAAACCTTTCGAATGCCAGCTATGTTCCAAATGCTTCGTCGAAAAAGCCAATTTAAGAAGGCACATGAGATTCCACTCCGGAGAAAAACCTTTCAAATGCGAATTGTGTTCGAAATGTTTCGTCGAAAGAGCGAATTTGAAAACACACATGCAATATCACGCCGGGGAACGACCTTTCAAATGCGAGGTCTGTTCTAAAAGTTTTGTATTAAATCAAGAATTAACAATACATATGAAATACCATTCCGGGATCAAACCTTTCAAGTGTGACTTGTGTTCAAGGCGTTTTGCCATAAAGGCATCTTTAAAAAAGCACTTGCATAGATTCCACGCTCCGAAAAAACATGAACTCACAGTGAAGACTGAAATGTCGCACTGA